The following are encoded together in the Xanthobacter autotrophicus Py2 genome:
- a CDS encoding beta-ketoadipyl CoA thiolase (TIGRFAM: acetyl-CoA acetyltransferase; beta-ketoadipyl CoA thiolase~PFAM: Thiolase~KEGG: rpd:RPD_0320 beta-ketoadipyl CoA thiolase), translating to MAHAFICDFARTPIGRYAGALKDVRADDLAAHPIRVLKERNPGVDWEAVDDVILGCANQAGEDNRDVARMAALLAGLPVSAPGTTVNRLCGSGLDAVGIGARAIMTGDADLIVAGGVESMTRAPFVQGKAQEAFSRQAEIYDTTIGWRFVNPLMKAQYGVDSMPETGENVAEDFQVSRADQDLFAYRSQQRVKAAQDAGFFAREIAPIEVKGKKGAVIRVEADEHPRAETTLEQLAGLKAPFRKAGGTVTAGNASGVNDGAGALILASEAAAKKYGLTPRARVVSVVQAGVPPRIMGIGPAPATRKLLEKNGLALADIDLIELNEAFAAQALAVLRQLGLPDDAEHVNPNGGAIALGHPLGMSGARLAMTAVSALEVRGGTRAVATMCIGVGQGIAALIERV from the coding sequence ATGGCGCACGCCTTTATCTGCGATTTCGCGCGCACCCCCATCGGCCGCTATGCCGGCGCCCTGAAGGATGTGCGCGCCGACGACCTCGCCGCCCATCCCATCCGCGTGCTGAAGGAGCGCAACCCAGGCGTCGACTGGGAGGCGGTGGACGATGTCATCCTCGGCTGCGCCAACCAGGCGGGGGAGGACAACCGCGACGTGGCCCGCATGGCGGCTCTACTTGCCGGCCTGCCGGTGAGCGCCCCGGGCACCACCGTGAACCGCCTGTGCGGCTCCGGCCTCGACGCGGTGGGCATCGGCGCCCGCGCCATCATGACCGGCGACGCCGACCTCATCGTCGCCGGCGGGGTGGAGAGCATGACCCGCGCGCCCTTCGTCCAGGGCAAGGCGCAGGAGGCGTTTTCCCGGCAGGCGGAGATCTATGACACCACCATCGGCTGGCGCTTCGTGAACCCGCTGATGAAGGCGCAGTATGGCGTGGATTCCATGCCGGAGACCGGCGAGAACGTGGCCGAGGACTTCCAGGTTTCCCGCGCCGACCAGGACCTGTTCGCGTATCGCTCCCAGCAGCGGGTGAAGGCGGCCCAGGATGCCGGCTTCTTCGCCCGCGAGATCGCGCCCATCGAGGTGAAGGGTAAGAAGGGCGCTGTGATCCGCGTGGAGGCGGACGAGCATCCGCGCGCCGAGACCACGCTGGAGCAGCTCGCCGGCCTGAAGGCCCCGTTCCGCAAGGCCGGTGGCACGGTGACGGCGGGCAATGCCTCGGGTGTCAACGACGGGGCCGGGGCGCTCATCCTCGCTTCCGAGGCGGCGGCGAAGAAGTATGGCCTCACCCCCCGCGCCCGTGTGGTGTCGGTGGTGCAGGCGGGGGTGCCGCCGCGCATCATGGGCATTGGCCCGGCGCCGGCGACGCGCAAACTTCTGGAGAAGAACGGCCTCGCGCTGGCGGACATCGACCTCATTGAGCTGAACGAGGCCTTCGCCGCCCAGGCCCTCGCCGTGCTGCGCCAGCTGGGCCTTCCCGACGACGCGGAGCATGTGAACCCGAACGGCGGGGCCATCGCGCTCGGCCATCCGCTGGGCATGTCCGGCGCGCGGCTCGCCATGACGGCGGTGAGCGCGCTGGAGGTGCGCGGCGGCACCCGGGCGGTGGCCACCATGTGCATCGGCGTCGGCCAGGGCATCGCCGCCCTCATCGAGAGGGTCTGA
- a CDS encoding 3-hydroxyacyl-CoA dehydrogenase NAD-binding (PFAM: Enoyl-CoA hydratase/isomerase; 3-hydroxyacyl-CoA dehydrogenase domain protein; 3-hydroxyacyl-CoA dehydrogenase NAD-binding~KEGG: pna:Pnap_2135 3-hydroxyacyl-CoA dehydrogenase, NAD-binding), giving the protein MDAVTPPVTVTRHGGGQGKVGVIAIDFAPVNALSKAVRQGLLDAVRTLEADPDVAALVISGGPGRFIAGADIREMSQPPDAPFLPDVVAAVDACAKPVVAAIAGAALGGGCEIALACDLRLGGPKALVGLTETRLGLIPGAGGTQRLPCLVGVAQAIALICEGRVLKAGDALALGLLDEVVEGDLLATAIARAPGMPKRRLSALPVPARDAAAEEAAAARARKAAKGVPAIDEAIRVIRAAGEGDFASGLALERAAFLALRESAEAKALRHLFFAEREAGKVPGLEGVAPRPVEAVAVIGAGTMGAGIAMALADAGLAVTLIERDAEAAAAGFQRVSDLYARQVKSGRLTDAQGAERRARVTATADWGRLSAVDLVVEAAFEDMAVKADIFRRLDAVAKPGAVLATNTSYLDLDAIAAATSRPQDVVGLHFFAPANVMKLLEVVRPARSAPDVIATALALAKRMGKQPVVAGNCDGFIGNRIYALYRRHAEVLVEDGTSPQEVDAALEAYGFAMGLFAVSDMSGLDIAYAMRKRRAATRDPAERYVAIADRLVEQGRLGRKTGAGWYAYDAAGAKTCDPVVEAVIAEARAEKGITPRAFSAGQIQRRLLAVMANEGAKALAEGIALRASDIDLAFVHGYGFPRTKGGPMWAADQMGLRAVLTEVEAAHAAGGAGSEPAPLLVALARDGHSFADWQPTQLGGQQP; this is encoded by the coding sequence GTGGATGCCGTGACACCTCCGGTCACCGTCACGCGCCATGGCGGCGGGCAAGGCAAGGTCGGCGTGATCGCCATTGATTTTGCGCCGGTGAATGCCCTGTCCAAGGCGGTGCGGCAAGGCCTGCTCGATGCCGTGCGCACGCTCGAGGCCGATCCCGACGTGGCGGCGCTGGTGATCAGCGGCGGTCCGGGCCGCTTCATCGCCGGCGCCGACATCCGTGAGATGAGCCAGCCGCCGGATGCCCCCTTCCTTCCGGACGTGGTGGCGGCCGTCGACGCCTGCGCAAAGCCGGTGGTGGCGGCCATCGCCGGGGCGGCGCTGGGCGGCGGGTGCGAGATCGCGCTCGCCTGCGACCTCAGGCTCGGCGGGCCGAAGGCGCTGGTGGGTCTCACCGAGACCCGGCTCGGCCTCATTCCCGGTGCCGGCGGCACCCAGCGCCTACCCTGCCTTGTGGGCGTGGCGCAGGCCATCGCCCTCATCTGCGAGGGGCGGGTGCTGAAGGCGGGCGATGCCCTCGCCCTGGGCCTGCTGGACGAGGTGGTGGAGGGCGACCTCCTCGCCACCGCCATCGCCCGCGCGCCGGGCATGCCCAAGCGCCGCCTCTCGGCGCTGCCGGTTCCCGCGCGCGACGCGGCGGCGGAAGAGGCTGCTGCGGCGCGTGCCCGCAAGGCGGCGAAGGGTGTCCCGGCCATCGACGAGGCCATCCGCGTCATCCGCGCGGCGGGGGAGGGGGATTTCGCGAGCGGCCTTGCCCTCGAGCGCGCCGCCTTCCTCGCCCTGCGCGAGAGTGCCGAGGCGAAAGCGCTGCGCCATCTCTTTTTCGCGGAGCGTGAGGCCGGCAAGGTGCCGGGGCTGGAGGGCGTCGCGCCCCGTCCCGTGGAGGCGGTGGCGGTGATCGGCGCCGGCACCATGGGCGCCGGCATCGCCATGGCGCTGGCCGATGCGGGGCTTGCCGTCACCCTGATAGAGCGGGATGCGGAAGCCGCCGCCGCCGGCTTTCAGCGGGTCAGTGACCTCTATGCCCGGCAGGTGAAGAGCGGCCGGCTGACCGATGCGCAGGGCGCCGAGCGCCGCGCCCGCGTCACCGCCACCGCCGACTGGGGCCGCCTTTCGGCTGTCGATCTGGTGGTGGAAGCCGCGTTCGAGGACATGGCCGTCAAGGCCGACATCTTCCGCCGCCTCGATGCGGTGGCGAAGCCCGGCGCGGTGCTGGCCACCAACACCTCCTATCTCGACCTCGACGCCATCGCCGCGGCCACCTCCCGCCCACAGGACGTGGTGGGCCTGCACTTCTTCGCCCCCGCCAATGTCATGAAGCTGCTGGAGGTGGTTCGTCCGGCCCGCTCCGCGCCGGATGTCATCGCCACGGCGCTGGCGCTGGCGAAGAGGATGGGCAAGCAGCCGGTGGTGGCGGGCAATTGTGACGGCTTCATCGGCAACCGCATCTATGCGCTCTACCGCCGCCACGCTGAAGTTCTGGTGGAGGACGGCACCAGCCCGCAGGAGGTGGATGCGGCGCTTGAGGCCTACGGCTTTGCCATGGGCCTCTTCGCCGTGTCCGACATGTCCGGCCTCGACATCGCCTATGCCATGCGCAAGCGCCGCGCTGCGACGCGCGATCCGGCCGAGCGGTATGTGGCCATCGCCGACCGGCTGGTGGAGCAAGGCCGCCTCGGCCGCAAGACCGGCGCCGGCTGGTACGCCTATGACGCGGCGGGGGCCAAGACCTGCGATCCCGTGGTGGAGGCCGTCATCGCTGAAGCCCGCGCGGAGAAGGGCATCACGCCCCGCGCCTTCTCCGCCGGCCAGATCCAGCGCCGGCTGCTTGCCGTCATGGCCAACGAGGGCGCCAAGGCGCTGGCGGAGGGCATCGCGCTCAGGGCCTCCGACATCGATCTCGCCTTCGTCCATGGCTACGGCTTCCCACGCACCAAAGGCGGGCCCATGTGGGCCGCCGACCAGATGGGCCTGCGCGCGGTCCTCACCGAGGTGGAAGCCGCCCACGCCGCCGGCGGCGCCGGATCTGAACCCGCGCCCCTGCTGGTGGCTCTCGCCCGCGACGGACACAGCTTCGCCGACTGGCAACCGACACAATTGGGAGGACAACAGCCATGA
- a CDS encoding phenylacetic acid degradation protein paaN (TIGRFAM: phenylacetic acid degradation protein paaN~PFAM: aldehyde dehydrogenase; MaoC domain protein dehydratase~KEGG: rpa:RPA1725 putative aldehyde dehydrogenase) — protein sequence MTKLLNSYALDRWFVPQEGLIDIPSAVDGRVVARTSTRGLDLAAMVRHARDAGGPALRALTFHERADMLKALAAHLGAHKEALYALAADTGATRRDNLIDIDGGIGTLYAYASRGRRELPGERFVVEGGPEGLSKGGSFIGLHILTPLKGVAVHVNAFNFPCWGLLEKLAPALLAGVPVITKPATATAYVAEAVVRLIVEANVLPKGALQLVCGSAGDLLDHLTGQDVLSFTGSAETSQLLRDHPAVSRNAVRFIAERDSLNAAVLGPDATEGAPEFDLFIKEVVREMTVKAGQKCTAIRRIIVPRAQESAVIAALKGQLAKITLGDPRRDDVRMGPLASLAQREAARAAVAQIAQEAEIVFGDHDAAEPVGADAQAGAFMTPVLLRCARPLAARAPHAVEAFGPVATVMAYDRLDDAVALVAKGEGSLVASVFTYDPQVADTLVFGIAAHHGRLLVLDRDCAGESTGHGSPLPGLVHGGPGRAGGGEEMGGLRGVFHYMQRTALEGSPARLSALSRTWLSGAPARVTAEHPFKRDYEALSVGDTVETASRVISLDDIEHFAHFTGDTFYAHMDEAAAKANPFFPGRVAHGYLILSFAAGLFVDPAPGPLLANYGLDTLRFLKPVSPGDAIRVRLTVKHKQPGRRPDYGEVRWDAEVFNQNGETVARYELLTMSARALEAAPVRVAV from the coding sequence ATGACGAAACTCCTCAACAGCTACGCCCTCGACCGCTGGTTCGTGCCGCAAGAGGGCCTCATCGACATCCCCAGCGCCGTTGACGGCCGCGTGGTGGCGCGCACCTCCACCAGGGGGCTGGATCTTGCCGCCATGGTGCGCCATGCCCGCGATGCGGGTGGGCCGGCCCTGCGCGCGCTCACCTTCCACGAGCGGGCCGACATGCTGAAGGCGCTCGCCGCCCATCTCGGCGCCCACAAGGAGGCACTCTACGCCCTCGCTGCCGACACCGGGGCCACCAGGCGGGACAATCTCATCGACATCGATGGCGGCATCGGCACCCTCTACGCCTATGCCTCGCGCGGACGGCGGGAGCTGCCGGGCGAGCGCTTCGTGGTGGAGGGCGGGCCGGAGGGCCTTTCCAAGGGTGGCTCCTTCATCGGCCTTCACATCCTCACGCCGTTGAAGGGCGTGGCGGTGCATGTGAACGCCTTCAACTTCCCCTGCTGGGGTCTTCTGGAGAAGCTCGCCCCCGCGCTCCTCGCCGGCGTGCCGGTCATCACCAAGCCGGCCACCGCCACCGCTTATGTGGCCGAGGCGGTGGTGCGGCTGATCGTGGAGGCGAACGTCCTGCCGAAGGGTGCGCTGCAACTGGTGTGCGGATCGGCCGGCGACCTGCTGGATCACCTCACCGGACAGGATGTGCTCTCCTTCACCGGCTCGGCTGAGACCTCGCAGCTGTTGCGCGATCATCCGGCGGTGTCGCGCAACGCGGTGCGCTTCATCGCCGAGCGGGATTCGCTCAACGCCGCCGTGCTCGGCCCGGACGCCACCGAGGGCGCCCCCGAGTTCGACCTCTTCATCAAGGAGGTGGTACGCGAGATGACGGTGAAGGCGGGTCAGAAATGCACCGCCATTCGCCGCATTATCGTGCCCCGTGCCCAGGAAAGCGCGGTGATCGCCGCGCTGAAGGGCCAGCTGGCGAAGATCACCCTCGGCGATCCCCGCCGTGATGACGTGCGCATGGGTCCGCTCGCGAGCCTGGCCCAGCGCGAGGCCGCACGTGCGGCGGTGGCGCAGATCGCGCAGGAGGCGGAGATCGTCTTCGGCGATCACGATGCGGCCGAGCCCGTCGGGGCGGATGCGCAGGCCGGCGCCTTCATGACGCCGGTGCTGCTGCGTTGCGCGAGGCCGCTGGCGGCGAGGGCGCCCCATGCTGTGGAGGCCTTCGGCCCGGTGGCGACCGTCATGGCCTATGACCGGCTCGATGACGCGGTGGCGCTGGTGGCGAAGGGGGAGGGCAGCCTCGTCGCCTCTGTCTTCACTTATGATCCGCAGGTGGCCGACACGCTGGTGTTCGGCATCGCCGCCCATCACGGCCGGCTGCTGGTGCTCGACCGCGACTGCGCCGGGGAATCGACCGGCCACGGCTCGCCCCTGCCGGGCCTGGTGCATGGCGGCCCCGGCCGCGCCGGCGGCGGCGAGGAGATGGGCGGGCTGCGCGGGGTGTTCCATTACATGCAGCGCACCGCGCTGGAAGGCTCCCCCGCGCGGCTATCGGCCTTGAGCCGCACCTGGCTTTCCGGCGCGCCGGCCCGCGTGACCGCCGAGCATCCCTTCAAGCGGGATTATGAAGCGCTGAGCGTGGGCGACACGGTGGAGACGGCGTCGCGCGTCATCAGCCTCGACGACATCGAGCATTTCGCCCATTTCACCGGCGACACCTTCTATGCACACATGGATGAGGCGGCGGCCAAGGCCAACCCCTTCTTCCCGGGCCGGGTGGCCCACGGCTATCTCATATTGTCGTTTGCCGCCGGGCTGTTTGTGGATCCCGCGCCGGGGCCGCTCCTGGCCAATTACGGCCTCGACACCCTGCGCTTCCTGAAGCCGGTCTCGCCGGGTGATGCCATCCGCGTGCGGCTCACCGTCAAGCACAAGCAGCCCGGCCGCCGGCCCGACTATGGCGAGGTGCGCTGGGACGCCGAGGTGTTCAACCAGAACGGCGAGACGGTGGCGCGCTATGAGCTGCTGACCATGAGCGCGCGGGCTTTGGAGGCAGCGCCCGTGCGCGTTGCGGTGTGA
- a CDS encoding Enoyl-CoA hydratase/isomerase (PFAM: Enoyl-CoA hydratase/isomerase~KEGG: pnu:Pnuc_1558 enoyl-CoA hydratase/isomerase), with protein sequence MTYETILVAIDGPVGIITLNRPDVLNALNHQITSELSHAAAALDAAGSIGAIVVTGSDKAFAAGADIKEIKDKTFAEVYEAQLITATWEGLARVRKPTVAAVSGHAIGGGCELALMCDIIVASQTARFALPETTIGIIPGAGGTQRLTRIVGKATAMDMILTGRALSAVEAQAMGLVSRVAAEGQHLAEAVAIAARIASSSRPVVALAKEAVNKAYETHLQEGLYVERRLLYATFALEDRREGMNAFAEKRKPVFRNR encoded by the coding sequence ATGACCTATGAAACCATCCTCGTCGCGATCGACGGACCGGTCGGCATCATCACCCTCAACCGCCCGGACGTCCTCAACGCGCTGAACCACCAAATCACCTCGGAGCTGTCTCATGCCGCGGCCGCCCTCGACGCTGCCGGCTCGATCGGCGCCATCGTTGTGACCGGCTCGGACAAGGCCTTCGCCGCAGGCGCCGACATCAAGGAGATCAAGGACAAGACCTTTGCCGAAGTCTATGAAGCGCAGCTCATCACCGCCACATGGGAGGGCTTGGCACGGGTGCGCAAGCCGACCGTCGCGGCGGTGTCGGGGCATGCGATCGGGGGCGGTTGCGAGCTGGCGCTGATGTGCGACATCATCGTGGCGTCGCAGACCGCCCGCTTCGCCCTGCCGGAAACCACGATTGGCATCATCCCCGGCGCCGGCGGCACCCAGCGCCTCACGCGCATCGTTGGCAAGGCGACCGCCATGGACATGATCCTCACCGGCCGGGCCTTGTCCGCGGTGGAGGCGCAGGCCATGGGGCTCGTCAGCCGGGTGGCGGCAGAAGGGCAACATCTGGCGGAGGCCGTCGCCATCGCCGCACGCATCGCCTCGTCCTCCCGCCCCGTCGTGGCGCTGGCGAAGGAAGCGGTGAACAAGGCCTACGAGACCCATCTCCAGGAGGGCCTGTATGTCGAGCGCCGACTGCTCTACGCCACCTTCGCCCTAGAGGACCGGCGCGAGGGGATGAACGCCTTTGCGGAAAAGCGAAAGCCGGTTTTCCGAAATCGGTGA
- a CDS encoding acyl-CoA dehydrogenase domain protein (PFAM: acyl-CoA dehydrogenase domain protein; Acyl-CoA dehydrogenase type 2 domain~KEGG: pae:PA1631 probable acyl-CoA dehydrogenase), whose product MALDPGTLSQLLDAIRRFVDERLIPAEAEVAEADAIPAAIVAEMRDLGLFGLTAPEDFGGLGLTMEEEVLAMFELGRAAPAFRSMFATNVGIGMQGIAIDGTPEQKAKYLPGLASGEIVGSFALTEPDVGSDAGSVKTTARRDGDVYVLNGTKRFITNAPHAGLFTVMARTDPSQKGASGVSAFAVERGTPGLFTGKPEKKMGQQGAHVCDVIFDDCRVPASALIGGVEGQGFKTAMKVLDKGRLHIAAACVGLSERILDDMLAYAVGRRQFGRPLADFQLLQAMFADSKADAYAARCMVLDAARRRDAGQDVSVEASCAKMFASEAVGRIADRNVQVHGGNGYIREYRAEQLYRDARLFRIYEGTTQVQQIIIAKALTAEARARAGL is encoded by the coding sequence ATGGCCTTGGATCCGGGGACGCTGTCCCAGCTGCTTGATGCGATCCGCCGTTTCGTCGACGAGCGGTTGATCCCCGCAGAGGCCGAGGTCGCCGAGGCGGATGCCATCCCGGCCGCCATTGTCGCGGAGATGCGCGATCTGGGGCTGTTCGGGCTGACCGCTCCGGAGGACTTTGGCGGTCTCGGCCTCACCATGGAGGAAGAGGTGCTCGCGATGTTCGAGCTCGGCCGTGCGGCGCCGGCATTCCGTTCCATGTTCGCCACCAACGTCGGCATCGGCATGCAGGGCATCGCCATCGACGGCACGCCGGAGCAGAAGGCGAAATATCTGCCTGGCCTCGCGTCCGGCGAGATCGTCGGCTCGTTTGCCCTCACCGAGCCGGACGTGGGCTCCGACGCCGGATCGGTGAAGACCACGGCGCGGCGCGACGGTGATGTCTATGTACTGAACGGGACCAAGCGGTTCATCACCAATGCGCCGCACGCCGGGCTGTTCACCGTGATGGCGCGCACCGATCCCAGCCAGAAGGGCGCCTCTGGCGTCTCTGCCTTCGCCGTGGAGCGCGGAACGCCCGGCCTCTTCACCGGCAAGCCGGAAAAGAAGATGGGCCAGCAGGGAGCCCATGTGTGCGACGTGATCTTCGATGACTGTCGGGTCCCGGCGTCTGCACTTATCGGCGGCGTTGAGGGGCAGGGCTTCAAGACTGCCATGAAGGTGCTGGACAAGGGCCGCCTGCACATCGCGGCCGCCTGCGTGGGGCTTTCGGAGCGCATCCTTGATGACATGCTGGCCTATGCGGTGGGGCGCCGGCAGTTCGGCCGGCCCTTGGCTGATTTCCAGCTCCTCCAGGCCATGTTTGCCGACTCGAAGGCCGACGCCTACGCGGCGCGCTGCATGGTGCTCGATGCCGCCCGCAGGCGCGATGCCGGGCAGGACGTGAGCGTGGAAGCCTCCTGCGCCAAGATGTTCGCCTCCGAGGCGGTGGGCCGGATCGCCGACCGCAATGTGCAGGTCCACGGCGGCAACGGCTATATCCGCGAATACCGGGCCGAGCAGCTCTATCGCGATGCCCGCCTGTTCCGGATCTATGAGGGTACCACCCAGGTCCAGCAGATCATCATCGCCAAGGCGCTCACCGCCGAGGCGAGGGCGCGCGCCGGACTTTAG
- a CDS encoding transcriptional regulator, MarR family (PFAM: regulatory protein MarR~KEGG: pna:Pnap_2122 transcriptional regulator, MarR family), translated as MKKNGGTSRGISSGLSNRLFFRLYQCANMLHKTGTRALDDYKITTQQWAVLGALTRPAFAEGVAVGDLAAFLLVTRQNLAGVLQRLEAMDYVERAVDANDNRSRLICLTPKGRSLWDANMRPVIADYYDEALAGFSTEDKIHMIHYLDKMLTNFKILDPEAAARHADEREATPVSAPEPKVRRAPSPRR; from the coding sequence ATGAAAAAGAATGGCGGCACTTCACGCGGGATTTCGTCGGGACTGAGCAACAGGCTCTTCTTCCGGCTCTACCAATGCGCCAACATGTTGCATAAGACCGGCACGCGGGCGCTGGACGACTACAAGATCACGACCCAGCAATGGGCGGTGCTCGGCGCCCTCACGCGCCCCGCCTTCGCCGAAGGGGTCGCCGTGGGGGACCTCGCCGCCTTCCTGCTGGTCACGCGGCAGAACCTCGCCGGAGTGCTGCAGCGGCTCGAGGCTATGGACTATGTGGAGCGCGCGGTGGATGCAAACGACAATCGCTCCCGCCTCATCTGCCTGACACCCAAGGGACGCAGCCTTTGGGATGCCAATATGCGCCCCGTGATTGCCGACTATTACGACGAGGCGCTGGCCGGCTTCTCCACCGAGGATAAGATCCACATGATCCACTACCTCGATAAGATGCTGACGAACTTCAAGATTCTCGATCCGGAAGCCGCCGCCCGTCACGCGGATGAACGGGAGGCCACGCCGGTCTCCGCGCCGGAACCTAAAGTCCGGCGCGCGCCCTCGCCTCGGCGGTGA
- a CDS encoding short-chain dehydrogenase/reductase SDR (PFAM: NAD-dependent epimerase/dehydratase; short-chain dehydrogenase/reductase SDR; KR domain protein~KEGG: reu:Reut_B3915 NAD-dependent epimerase/dehydratase:short-chain dehydrogenase/reductase SDR), translating into MRGLKGKIVVVTGGGGGIGSATCRRFAEEGARVVVADISAAAAERVAEEIRTAGGDATIAVVDLTDFAATAVKVAEVESAFGPIDILVNNAGWDLFVPFLKSEPDFWTRIIDINLRSVLNITKPVLASMVARGVSGRVVSIGSDAGRGGSSGEAVYAACKAGVIAFMKTLAREHARNGITFNTVCPGVTETAMLESFMDAAGDKEKLRVAFTRAVPLGRLGKPDDLPGAIVFLSSDDAAFITGQVISVSGGLTMHG; encoded by the coding sequence GTGCGAGGCTTGAAGGGTAAAATAGTTGTTGTAACTGGCGGTGGCGGCGGCATCGGATCGGCAACCTGCCGGCGCTTTGCCGAGGAAGGCGCCCGCGTCGTGGTCGCCGACATCAGCGCTGCCGCGGCGGAGCGGGTAGCCGAGGAAATCAGAACCGCCGGTGGCGATGCCACCATCGCGGTCGTCGACCTCACAGATTTCGCAGCGACGGCGGTCAAGGTGGCCGAAGTAGAGAGCGCCTTCGGTCCCATCGACATCCTGGTCAATAATGCCGGCTGGGACCTGTTCGTGCCGTTCCTGAAGTCGGAGCCCGATTTCTGGACCAGGATCATCGACATCAACCTGCGCTCGGTGCTGAACATCACCAAGCCAGTGCTCGCCTCCATGGTCGCGCGCGGCGTTTCCGGACGCGTGGTCTCCATCGGGTCCGATGCCGGGCGCGGCGGCTCCTCCGGCGAAGCGGTCTATGCCGCCTGCAAGGCCGGGGTCATCGCCTTCATGAAGACGCTCGCCCGCGAGCATGCGCGCAACGGCATCACCTTCAACACCGTGTGCCCGGGCGTCACCGAGACGGCCATGCTGGAAAGCTTCATGGATGCGGCCGGCGACAAGGAGAAGCTGCGCGTCGCCTTTACCCGCGCGGTGCCCCTCGGCCGTCTCGGCAAGCCCGACGACCTGCCGGGCGCCATCGTGTTCCTGTCCAGTGACGACGCCGCCTTCATCACCGGCCAGGTGATATCGGTCTCCGGCGGCCTCACCATGCACGGTTGA
- a CDS encoding naphthoate synthase (TIGRFAM: naphthoate synthase~PFAM: Enoyl-CoA hydratase/isomerase~KEGG: reh:H16_B1695 naphthoate synthase), producing MSYTDILYEVRGGAAWITINRPDKYNAFRGHTVDELIHAFQTAGWDRKVGVIVLTGAGDKAFCTGGDQSAHDGQYDGRGVIGLPIDELQSLIRDVPKPVIARVNGFAIGGGNVLATICDLTIASDKAQFGQVGPKVGSVDPGFGTAYLARVVGEKKAREIWYLNKRYSAAEALAMGLANAVVPHEELDAEVDRWVAELMDRSPTALALAKVSFNADSENIRGISALGMRALSLYYDTDESKEGGVAFREKRKPDFRKFGK from the coding sequence ATGAGCTATACTGACATTCTCTATGAGGTGCGCGGCGGCGCCGCCTGGATCACCATCAACCGGCCGGACAAATACAACGCCTTCCGCGGCCACACCGTGGACGAGCTGATCCACGCCTTCCAGACCGCAGGCTGGGACCGCAAGGTCGGCGTGATCGTGCTGACCGGCGCGGGCGACAAGGCATTCTGCACCGGCGGCGACCAGTCGGCCCACGACGGCCAGTATGACGGGCGCGGCGTCATCGGCCTGCCCATCGATGAATTGCAGAGCCTGATCCGCGACGTGCCGAAGCCTGTCATCGCCCGCGTCAATGGCTTCGCCATCGGCGGCGGCAACGTGCTCGCCACCATCTGTGACCTGACCATCGCTTCCGACAAGGCCCAGTTCGGCCAGGTGGGCCCCAAGGTGGGCTCGGTGGATCCGGGCTTCGGCACCGCCTATCTCGCCCGCGTGGTCGGCGAGAAGAAGGCTCGCGAGATCTGGTATCTCAACAAACGCTATAGCGCCGCCGAGGCCCTTGCCATGGGCCTTGCCAATGCGGTCGTGCCCCACGAGGAACTGGACGCCGAGGTGGACCGCTGGGTGGCCGAGCTGATGGACCGCTCGCCCACGGCGCTTGCCCTCGCCAAGGTGTCGTTCAACGCCGACAGCGAGAACATCCGGGGCATCTCCGCCCTCGGCATGCGCGCGCTCAGCCTCTACTACGACACCGACGAGAGCAAGGAGGGCGGTGTCGCCTTCCGCGAGAAGCGCAAGCCCGATTTCCGCAAGTTCGGAAAGTAG